A genome region from Penicillium psychrofluorescens genome assembly, chromosome: 3 includes the following:
- a CDS encoding uncharacterized protein (ID:PFLUO_004374-T1.cds;~source:funannotate), translating into MANNRLQYRRRNPYVQNPNCLPPGPAHFSTSQRMQMASLFVFSYNTRSNKVRIIKTPGGELRYLHLKKKGTAPKCGDCGIKLPGIPALRPREYSQISRPKKNVSRAYGGSRCAGCVKDRIVRAFLIEEQKIVKKVLKESQEKPSKR; encoded by the exons ATGGCGAACAACAGACTGCAATAC CGCCGCCGGAACCCGTACGTTCAAAATCCCAACTGCCTACCCCCCGGTCCTGCGCATTTCTCGACATCCCAGCGGATGCAAATGGCATCGCTCTTCGTTTTCTC GTACAACACGCGGTCCAACAAGGTTCGCATCATCAAGACCCCCGGTGGTGAGCTCCGGTACCTGcacctgaagaagaagggtaCCGCTCCCAAGTGCGGTGACTGCGGCATCAAGCTCCCTGGC ATTCCCGCCCTCCGCCCCCGCGAATACTCCCAGATCTCCCGCCCCAAGAAGAACGTCAGCCGCGCCTACGGTGGCTCGCGCTGCGCTGGCTGTGTCAAGGACCGCATTGTGCGCGCCTTCCtgatcgaggagcagaagatCGTCAAGAAGGTGCTCAAGGAGTCGCAGGAGAAGCCTAGCAAGCGCTAA
- a CDS encoding uncharacterized protein (ID:PFLUO_004375-T1.cds;~source:funannotate) produces MGPLSPGLHRQHMENGDDHLSWVEEALTSPSSLQEYHFHHHPHPNHYDHNPTQMEILDLQQMRASPPSLLEIASYLSQAASGDSIHTAMTISSPEPAPSRGNSASSESNDDPPYSKLIYEALISAEDKRLPLQGIYNWFEKNTTKCKDPSSKGWQNSIRHNLSMNAGFEPIKEDAAPGKKTANFWRLTHEALEQGGVHSTTRYRKANHKRTKSSSPPAPPQRHHHSGSKGGAKANRSSAAKIRHSNTTRASQDELLRKEQYRARPPVHHLRRQLQQRSPRHNHPSPPHHSHYAPMDSLPVEMMQAYHTMAPAETNSSPVRPFDPSMVIGCASPPMDDTAPVFVGTLEMGGGCLAFDDPAYQSWIGLHYYSSNGLAAGPDVSHGLPHGVYTVLR; encoded by the exons ATGGGTCCATTGAGCCCGGGCCTCCACCGGCAGCACATGGAGAACGGTGATGACCACCTGAgctgggtggaggaggctcttacctccccttcttctcttcaagaATATCATttccatcatcaccctcacccCAACCACTACGACCATAACCCTACCCAAATGGAGATCCTAGATCTGCAGCAAATGCGTGCTTcgcctccttctcttttGGAAATTGCGTCGTATCTCTCGCAGGCGGCGTCCGGTGACAGCATCCACACGGCAATGACGATCTCGTCGCCTGAACCTGCTCCTTCACGGGGAAACTCTGCCTCTAGCGAATCCAACGATGATCCGCCATACTCCAAACTCATCTATGAGGCTCTGATATCTGCAGAAGACAAGAGGCTGCCTCTTCAGGGTATCTACAACTGGTTCGAAAAGAACACCACGAAGTGTAAAGACCCGTCCTCAAAGGGCTGGCAGAACAGCATCCGCCACAATCTTTCCATGAATGCA GGATTTGAACCCATCAAGGAAGACGCAGCACCGGGCAAGAAAACAGCCAACTTCTGGCGGCTGACGCATGAAGCACTGGAGCAAGGCGGCGTCCATTCGACCACTCGCTACCGGAAGGCGAACCACAAGCGAACCAAGAGCTCTAGTCCTCCTGCCCCTCCCCAGCGGCATCATCATTCAGGGTCGAAGGGAGGAGCTAAGGCTAACAGGAGCAGCGCAGCGAAGATCCGCCATTCGAACACCACCAGAGCGAGCCAGGACGAGCTACTGCGAAAGGAACAATATCGAGCTCGGCCCCCGGTCCACCATCTGCGGCGACAGCTTCAGCAACGGAGCCCTCGCCACAAtcacccttctcctccccATCACAGTCACTATGCACCAATGGATTCCTTGCCCGTCGAGATGATGCAAGCCTACCACACCATGGCCCCCGCGGAGACCAACAGTTCACCCGTGCGACCATTTGATCCTAGCATGGTGATCGGCTGCGCTAGCCCGCCGATGGACGACACCGCTCCGGTGTTCGTAGGCACCCTAGAGATGGGAGGGGGTTGCTTGGCCTTTGATGATCCGGCGTATCAAAGCTGGATTGGGCTGCACTATTATTCCAGTAACGGACTGGCTGCAGGGCCTGACGTCTCGCACGGTCTCCCGCACGGCGTGTACACCGTACTGCGCTAG
- a CDS encoding uncharacterized protein (ID:PFLUO_004376-T1.cds;~source:funannotate) has translation MSARHSDHPSSRRSRSRSPPWRQPQKHHDREWRDRQDPSQQPRRNMKDQVRLNQLQEDEQARAWVSQEDIFVLKQAKKKAEIRVKEGRAKPIDWLAVTLRVIDPTRDPLDDEIADSELDIVDPDGVFEGLSQPELLDLEKEIDTFVSLEANAQNRDFWQTMRIICRDRQKITAPEGRALNSVAADINRLLSPKSYEQLQTLEVQVKRKLNSNEPIDTDYWEELLRSLTVWKARAKLKKVCQAVIDERVRDLRNQQSEEAESIRTKLAPLAPLVDDARQPDPKEFEGLDPDPLLQIRPEDKGLEIMDESVFLNQVARERQKILRMGYVPLRQRAADKPSAVAYPVSTSTPAAAGSSRFSAIPNDDFSQATKALYERELAKGVSENEEIFTSEEAVTTSSKSQWASKHRPRKPRYFNRVQMGYEWNKYNQTHYDHDNPPPKVVQGYKFNIFYPDLIDKAKAPTYRIEREHGRKRGESFAAAGEEDTCLIRFMAGPPYEDIAFRIVDKEWDYSAKRERGFKSTFDKGILQLHFQFKRIYYRK, from the exons ATGTCCGCGCGACACTCAGATCACCCAAGTTCCAGGCGCAGCCGTTCACGCTCTCCGCCTTGGCGCCAACCGCAGAAGCATCATGACCGTGAATGGCGCGATCGACAGGATCCGTCCCAGCAACCCCGACGAAACATGAAAGACCAAGTACGGCTCAACCAACTGCAGGAGGACGAGCAGGCGCGCGCGTGGGTTTCGCAGGAAGATATCTTCGTCCTGaagcaggccaagaagaaggccgagatcaGAGTCAAGGAAGGCCGAGCAAAACCGATCGACTGGTTAGCGGTCACATTGCGCGTGATCGATCCCACGCGCGATCCCCTAGACGATGAGATTGCCGACTCAGAGctggatattgttgatcCAGATGGAGTGTTCGAGGGCCTCTCACAGCCCGAGCTActggatctggagaaggaaatCGATACATTCGTCAGCCTGGAGGCCAACGCGCAGAACCGCGATTTCTGGCAG ACTATGCGGATCATCTGCCGAGACCGTCAAAAGATCACTGCTCCCGAAGGGCGGGCGCTCAACTCCGTGGCTGCTGATATCAATCGACTTTTGAGTCCCAAGTCTTACGAACAACTCCAAACACTGGAGGTGCAAGTGAAAAGGAAACTGAACTCCAATGAACCTATCGACACGGACTACTGGGAAGAGTTGCTGCGCAGTCTGACGGTATGGAAGGCGCGGGCAaagttgaagaaggtctGCCAAGCCGTCATCGACGAGCGCGTGCGCGATCTACGGAATCAGCAGAGCGAGGAGGCGGAATCGATTCGGACAAAGCTGGCACCTCTTGCGCCGCTCGTGGATGATGCTCGTCAACCCGACCCTAAAGAGTTCGAAGGATTAGATCCGGACCCATTGCTCCAGATTCGCCCGGAGGATAAAGGACTGGAGATTATGGACGAATCGGTGTTTCTCAATCAGGTG GCCCGCGAACGTCAGAAGATCCTGCGCATGGGATACGTCCCTCTACGGCAACGAGCAGCAGACAAGCCCTCGGCAGTTGCGTACCCAGTTTCCACAAGCACCCCAGCCGCTGCCGGGTCCTCGCGGTTCTCAGCCATTCCCAATGACGATTTCTCGCAGGCCACAAAGGCTCTGTACGAGCGGGAGTTGGCTAAAGGTGTCAGCGAGAATGAGGAGATTTTCACAAGCGAAGAGGCCGTTACCACGAGCTCCAAGTCCCAATGGGCCAGTAAACACCGACCGCGCAAGCCCCGGTATTTCAACCGTGTGCAGATGGGGTACGAGTGGAACAAGTACAACCAAACGCACTATGACCATGACAACCCGCCGCCGAAGGTTGTGCAGGGCTACAAGTTCAACATCTTCTACCCGGATCTCatcgacaaggccaaggcgccCACGTACCGTATCGAGCGCGAACACGGTCGCAAGCGCGGAGAATCGTTTGCGGCCgcgggcgaagaagacaCCTGTCTCATCCGGTTCATGGCTGGTCCACCGTATGAGGACATTGCCTTCCGCATCGTGGATAAGGAATGGGATTATAGCGCGAAGCGAGAACGGGGGTTCAAGAGCACCTTTGACAAGggcattctccagctccatttCCAGTTCAAGCGG ATCTATTATCGGAAGTAA
- a CDS encoding uncharacterized protein (ID:PFLUO_004377-T1.cds;~source:funannotate), producing the protein MAKWHRLRLPEDTPALLVQYSSTHRGYELYMTDLISVWAERLSREDILQRAEQDATPIDPGEDAEQFSVLLDKIGEALRGAGGTTTLSSGSRDTIELITTTELPAPLKPLKWSFHVSTEHPEASTQHLLLPLLKDEADWESCQRSLLDQLKQKDWVLGKLFDKIESLGVDLGTVFPSAAGLRTARKGDTRSVAAKAIKGVAPFDEQTWLAENHGTGLAANLVQEICASEKDGKLDKLKLPQGKWWEKLPPHPRTTASAGPTEIEKDHGKHSELQFAESEDVEADAGSEDGGFQRQETPPQLKRQEAKPKIKKAVPSPRASAAEADEATATESEPEAEPAPRRRRTPIVSPPPKPAAPSPQPRETQKKPRSGLGVIGGKKKKETPAPAEPTPAEIKARDATPPSTPTKIAKQPKKLGMIGGKAKASAPSKTEPTPEPTSVPSPPKTAAMQETPSPPKVGQPKPKEKAPSSSPPPSAVPAPEPETEAEKANRKREELKRQLQAKSQAPAKKKRRF; encoded by the exons ATGGCGAAATGGCACCGGCTGCGTCTGCCAGAGGATACTCCGGCACTTCTCGTTCAATACTCAAGCACGCATCGTGGCTATGAACTCTACATGACGGATTTAATCTCCGTCTGGGCCGAACGGCTGTCGCGCGAGGATATCCTCCAAAGAGCCGAGCAAGACGCGACGCCGATCGATCCCGGCGAGGATGCAGAGCAGTTTTCTGTGCTGCTCGACAAGATTGGAGAAGCCCTCCGTGGTGCTGggggcaccaccaccctcaGCAGTGGGTCCCGGGACACGATCGAGCTTATCACGACAACGGAGCTGCCTGCTCCGCTGAAGCCGTTGAAATGGTCGTTTCATGTGTCGACAGAGCATCCCGAGGCCTCAACACAGCACTTGCTGCTCCCTCTGCTGAAAGACGAGGCAGATTGGGAGTCTTGCCAGCGGTctctcctcgaccagctcaaGCAGAAGGATTGGGTGCTCGGCAAGCTATTTGACAAGATTGAAAGCCTCGGCGTCGACCTTGGGACTGTGTTTCCCAGTGCAGCTGGTCTGCGCACCGCTCGGAAGGGCGATACACGGTCTGTGGCGGCGAAGGCCATCAAAGGTGTTGCCCCGTTTGATGAACAAACATGGTTGGCCGAGAACCACGGCACTGGGCTAGCTGCCAATTTGGTGCAAGAAATTTGTGCGTCTGAGAAAGATGGCAAGCTCGACAAGCTCAAGTTGCCTCAGGGTAAATGGTGGGAGAAACttccaccacatcccagAACTACAGCTTCAGCAGGTCCGACAGAAATAGAAAAAGATCATGGCAAGCATTCGGAGCTTCAATTTGCCGAGTCTGAAGATGTCGAGGCCGACGCTGGAAGTGAAGACGGGGGATTCCAG CGACAAGAAACACCCCCTCAATTGAAGAGACAAGAAGCCAAGCCAAAAATCAAGAAGGCGGTACCATCTCCACGCGCATCTGCCGCAGAGGCAGACGAAGCTACGGCTACAGAATCCGAACCAGAAGCTGAACCGGCGCCGCGGCGCAGACGTACGCCCATAGTATCTCCTCCACCGAAGCCAGCAGCACCTTCGCCCCAACCTCGAGAAACGCAGAAAAAGCCTCGGAGTGGCTTGGGTGTTATAGggggcaagaagaagaaagagacgccagcaccagcagaGCCCACCCCCGCTGAAATTAAGGCTCGGGACGCGACGCCTCCTTCCACCCCTACAAAAATCGCAAAACAACCCAAAAAACTGGGTATGATCGGCGGAAAAGCCAAAGCCAGTGCTCCCAGCAAGACAGAACCGACACCGGAGCCTACTTCTgtgccatctccgccgaagACAGCAGCAATGCAAGAGACCCCCAGTCCACCGAAAGTGGGacaacccaaacccaaaGAAAAAGCTCCATCTAgttctcctccaccatcgGCAGTGCCAGCTCCTGAGCCCGAGACAGAAGCGGAGAAAGCTAATCGCAAGCGAGAGGAACTGAAGCGACAGCTGCAGGCAAAGAGCCAAGCCCCTGCAAAAAAGAAGCGAAGGTTCTAA
- a CDS encoding uncharacterized protein (ID:PFLUO_004378-T1.cds;~source:funannotate), producing MSVSESQGKVRWAELIHRDNIHRISAGIFVHIWTQLSGNNAVLYYIVYIFEMAGLTGNTKLIASSVQYIINVVFTLPAILFLDRMGRRPALIGGAFFMMIWLYATAGVMAQYGHYVPGGFDGSSAVTWTMDSTNTEAKAALHLGTNLLVLSFRDLSYSTARKSSIHRNIG from the exons ATGTCGGTTTCAGAGTCGCAAGGAAAGGTCCGTTGGGCAGAGCTCATTCACCGCGACAACATCCACCGAATCTCGGCCGGTATCTTTGTGCACATCTGGACTCAGCTGAGCGGCAATAACGCTG TGCTCTATTATATCGTTTACATCTTCGAGATGGCCGGCCTGACAGGCAACACCAAGCTCATTGCCTCTTCTGTCCAGTATATTATCAACGTTGTCTTCACCCTACCTGCCATCCTATTTCTCGACCGGATGGGCCGGCGTCCCGCTCTCATTGGCGGTGCATTCTTCATGATGATTTGGCTTTATGCTACTGCTGGTGTTATGGCTCAATATGGGCACTACGTACCCGGCGGATTTGATGGGTCGAGTGCTGTCACCTGGACGATGGATTCGACTAACACCGAGGCAAAAGCTGCT CTTCACCTGGGCACCAATCTCCTGGTGTTATCCTTCAGAGATCTATCCTATTCGACTGCGAGGAAAAGCAGTATCCATCGCAACATCGGCTAA
- a CDS encoding uncharacterized protein (ID:PFLUO_004379-T1.cds;~source:funannotate): MRPSIVFGLALMSKVIAAEKGSGFGKRPAPWIVYDVPGDFTDPKGLARPYLRYWVPDADVDDSTLFGDLKQIKQAGFGGAEIICLENYGIEDAVVDPALYGYGGDRWRDRFNTMLRAADELDLLIDLALGPTQGASIPILDPDSPGMNTELAYGNVSLTSGQVFNGEIPPPGQTNPGYANAPDFHAPFTNFTNKFVAAIVARKSQIPSTDPRVTQLDYDSVVDVTNLVKDSQLRYKAPADGSDYVLFTFYQRRTGYLAAQGAFNNATNPDNPASWFAYVVDHYSQEGTDLWTEFTEKYVMDGENGDLLRQLGHYAWEDSAEFRATLFWTDELRSFFRQSRGYDITKALPALFGTTGLPPSTLANSFFYFAFSDHENGTDISWKLRNDFYQCLQEMYEKYHLTGLSEWSSKWDMQGSLQPYATAPNLAPPWDMVSAAAYIDAPETESNYFDGVIDAFRAMGGGAMLGNKQIFSSELGAHRYEAYAITWPVILNDCKINYVGGVNRIVAHGYPYSGIRPEVEWPGLTTFEWTYSAMHGARQPSWAYVKEMGDWIGRTQLILQTGVPRVDVGIYRHKYLSVDIKHYGMSENIFWDHSLENNGYSYVSVSPSLLKFSRVEYDFNNSLKDNAVITNGLLAENGPGFSAFIIDNSTNITVEAVTRFFEWAEQDFPILFVGGVPETTPYYCDSCDEHVKTSMQKLLQYSSVKNLDTEAEVVGALQELNIQPTAKNLSPCPILYVHRIDAPNKVDYYWVYNSDIYADHATEASIKGKGIPFELDAWTGTITPIVNYTTSGDRFNIWVELRSNQSTIVAFAPKGFFPDVKVPDIHVVKTNVEYLNYSATSNALIARSSSTADQEIVLSNGKKFTLESSDNLMKPSRLGPWNLTVQDWLPNPSPWTNYTSTFKYHTLTLDKLIPWYNITGLQSTSGIGTYTTKFTWNPNSATSGALLDLGPVFHTIRLWINSKWTGPIDVTDAIVDITPYLKEGLNDVKIEVSSTLRNRLLQVNVTQSWEQAQYSSTYGPQPYGLTAPVTLIPFVEKVISLE; encoded by the exons ATGAGGCCGAGCATAGTATTTGGTCTTGCTCTTATGAGCAAGGTCATTGCTGCAGAGAAAGGTTCTGGCTTTGGAAAACGGCCAGCCCCCTGGATTGTGTATGATGTGCCAGGGGACTTTACAGATCCCAAAGGTCTAGCCAGACCGTACCTTCGATACTGGGTTCCGGATGCGGATGTTGACGACAGCACTTTATTTGGTGACTTAAAACAAATCAAACAGGCAGGCTTCGGCGGTGCTGAAATTATCTGCCTCGAAAATTATGGCATCGAAGACGCCGTGGTTGATCCAGCCCTCTACGGTTATGGAGGAGACAGATGGAGGGATAGATTTAACACTATGCTTCGTGCCGCGGACGAACTCGACTTGCTCATCGACTTGGCTCTAGGTCCAACTCAGGGAGCCTCCATACCTATCTTGGACCCCGATTCTCCGGGAATGAACACAGAGCTGGCCTATGGCAATGTTAGTTTGACTTCTGGCCAAGTTTTCAATGGAGAGATACCACCGCCAGGTCAGACCAATCCAGGCTACGCAAACGCTCCGGATTTCCACGCGCCGTTCACGAATTTTACGAATAAATTTGTGGCTGCTATTGTGGCAAGGAAGAGCCAGA TTCCATCTACAGACCCTCGAGTGACTCAACTCGACTATGATAGTGTCGTAGATGTCACAAATTTGGTCAAGGATAGTCAGCTGCGCTACAAGGCGCCAGCCGATGGAAGTGATTATGTGCTTTTCACATTCTATCAACGTCGCACCGGCTATCTTGCAGCTCAGGGAGCTTTTAACAATGCCACAAATCCAGATAACCCAGCCTCATGGTTTGCCTATGTTGTGGACCATTACAGCCAAGAAGGAACTGATCTGTGGACTGAATTTACGGAAAAATATGTGATGGACGGTGAGAACGGCGATCTACTACGTCAGCTCGGCCATTACGCATGGGAAGATTCAGCGGAATTCCGAGCGACACTATTTTGGACAGATGAGCTGAGGTCTTTCTTTCGTCAATCACGAGGTTACGATATAACCAAAGCATTGCCAGCACTCTTTGGTACTACAGGATTGCCACCCAGCACTCTTGCcaattctttcttctacTTCGCTTTCAGTGATCATGAGAATGGCACTGACATCAGCTGGAAGCTCCGGAATGACTTCTATCAATGCCTACAGGAGATGTACGAGAAGTATCATCTAACCGGGCTTTCCGAGTGGAGTAGCAAATGGGATATGCAAGGCAGTCTTCAGCCATACGCGACAGCTCCAAATCTAGCTCCTCCATGGGATATGGTCTCTGCGGCTGCTTATATTGACGCTCCGGAGACCGAGTCTAACTACTTCGATGGAGTTATCGATGCTTTTCGCGCAATGGGAGGTGGCGCTATGCTCGGAAACAAGCAGATCTTTTCTAGTGAACTTGGTGCTCATCGGTACGAGGCATATGCTATCACCTGGCCTGTCATCCTCAACGATTGTAAGATCAATTATGTGGGCGGTGTGAATCGGATTGTTGCCCATGGATATCCTTATTCTGGGATTCGACCAGAGGTTGAATGGCCGGGTTTGACGACATTTGAATGGACATATTCGGCAATGCATGGAGCGAGACAGCCGAGCTGGGCATATGTGAAGGAGATGGGTGATTGGATCGGGAGGACGCAGTTGATCCTTCAGACAGGCGTGCCCCGTGTGGATGTCGGCATTTATCGACACAAATATCTATCGGTTGACATTAAGCACTACGGCATGAGCGAGAACATCTTCTGGGATCATTCTCTTGAGAATAATGGGTACTCCTACGTCTCCGTTAGTCCGTCGCTGCTGAAATTC TCCCGAGTTGAGTACGATTTTAATAATTCCTTGAAGGACAACGCTGTTATTACCAATGGCTTGCTGGCTGAAAATGGCCCCGGGTTTTCTGCTTTTATTATTGACAACTCTACAAACATCACCGTTGAAGCAGTCACCAGATTCTTCGAGTGGGCTGAACAGGACTTCCCAATCTTGTTTGTTGGCGGAGTGCCGGAAACAACACCATATTACTGTGACTCCTGCGATGAACATGTCAAAACAAGCATGCAAAAACTACTTCAGTATTCATCTGTCAAGAATCTTGACACCGAGGCCGAAGTTGTTGGTGCGCTTCAAGAGCTAAACATCCAGCCAACGGCAAAGAACCTCTCCCCCTGTCCAATTCTCTATGTCCACCGCATTGACGCTCCTAACAAGGTTGACTATTATTGGGTGTATAACTCGGACATTTATGCGGACCACGCGACGGAAGCCTCTATTAAAGGAAAGGGAATACCGTTTGAGCTCGATGCATGGACGGGTACGATAACACCCATCGTGAACTATACCACTTCTGGTGACAGATTCAACATCTGGGTCGAGCTTCGATCTAACCAATCCACGATTGTGGCATTTGCTCCCAAGGGATTCTTCCCTGACGTCAAGGTTCCCGACATTCATGTTGTGAAGACCAATGTGGAGTATCTGAACTACTCTGCTACTAGCAACGCCCTAATTGCTCGCTCATCCTCCACGGCTGATCAGGAAATTGTCCTTAGCAACGGCAAAAAATTCACTTTGGAGAGCTCTGACAATTTGATGAAGCCGTCGAGGCTTGGTCCGTGGAATTTGACTGTCCAGGACTGGCTGCCAAACCCCTCTCCATGGACCAACTACACGTCAACCTTCAAGTACCACACGCTCACCCTGGATAAACTGATTCCTTGGTATAACATCACCGGCCTCCAAAGCACCTCGGGAATTGGGACGTATACAACCAAATTCACATGGAACCCCAATTCTGCAACCAGCGGTGCCTTGCTAGACCTGGGCCCAGTCTTTCACACCATCAGACTATGGATAAATTCCAAATGGACGGGTCCTATTGATGTAACAGACGCCATTGTGGACATTACGCCGTACTTGAAAGAGGGATTGAATGACGTGAAAATTGAGGTATCGTCTACCCTTCGTAATCGGCTGCTTCAGGTGAATGTAACGCAATCCTGGGAACAAGCCCAATACTCAAGCACCTATGGGCCCCAACCCTATGGCCTGACTGCTCCTGTGACTCTGATTCCCTTCGTAGAGAAGGTTATTTCGCTTGAGTGA
- a CDS encoding uncharacterized protein (ID:PFLUO_004380-T1.cds;~source:funannotate), which produces MIQKILTTLLLALPVFGHSVTPQKKTCVIPVAGDGLDDSPAIREAFQKCGTNGKVVFEKDSTYSVQTVLQLHDLKNVEVDLLGTIEYSTDVRYWIQHGSYYYFQNISIAMEFSGEDITIDGHGTGTIDGQGQVWYDLALGIGGLFGRPIPFCLRNVKNAVAKNFKILQSGKWNFVMVESQNILVDNIYLSSTSDDYQANPGNLGNTDGFDTINSDNITIQNSWANVGDDCVSFKPGSTNMHVKNLTCHNSAGIAIGSLGQYDGVRDVVENITAEDVTLIGSRNGAYIKTYVGKPTYYPPQGGGGGNGYVRNIVFRNFHIENITASPVLLQQCSRWAGYDVPSCADTPATGLFSNISWSNFTGYMNEAVGTNSISLVCSPLATCEGFSYDNIDIKPANGTEATYECSNVEGYSSSCQKN; this is translated from the exons ATGATTCAAAAGATTTTGACCACTCTACTGCTGGCTTTGCCGGTCTTTGGGCACTCGGTAACGCCGCAAAAGAAAACTTGTGTCATTCCTGTTGCAGGAGATGGGCTTGATGACTCTCCTGCCATCCGCGAAGCTTTCCAAAAGTGCGGCACGAATGGAAAGGTGGTATTCGAAAAGGACTCGACATACAGTGTCCAAACCGTTCTTCAACTTCACGATCTGAAGAACGTCGAGGTTGATTTGCTGGGGACGATTGAG TACTCCACGGACGTGAGATACTGGATCCAGCACGGTTCGTACTATTACTTTCAGAACATCTCTATCGCCATGGAGTTCTCTGGCGAGGACATCACAATTGACGGACACGGTACCGGCACAATTGATGGCCAGGGTCAGGTTTGGTATGACCTGGCTCTGGGCATCGGAGGCCTATTCGGACGCCCGATTCCGTTCTGTCTGCGGAATGTGAAGAATGCCGTTGCCAAAAATTTCAAAATCCTGCAATCGGGGAAATG GAACTTTGTGATGGTTGAATCTCAGAATATTCTCGTGGACAACATATATCTGTCCAGCACTTCTGACGACTATCAAGCCAACCCAGGCAATCTTGGAAATACAGACGGGTTCGATACCATCAATAGCGACAACATCACCATTCAA AATAGTTGGGCAAACGTGGGAGACGACTGCGTTAGCTTCAAACCAGGCTCGACCAATATGCATGTCAAAAATTTAACCTGTCACAACAGTGCAGGCATTGCTATTGGGAGTCTCGGCCAATATGATGGAGTGCGCGACGTGGTCGAGAACATCACGGCAGAGGACGTTACTCTTATTGGTAGCCGCAATGGTGCTTATATTAAGACCTACGTGGGCAAGCCCACCTACTATCCGCCTCAGGGCGGGGGCGGAGGAAATGGTTATGTTCGCAACATTG TCTTCCGCAACTTTCATATTGAAAACATCACTGCATCTCCAGTCTTGCTGCAGCAGTGCAGTCGGTGGGCAGGTTACGATGTTCCATCATGCGCTGATACCCCGGCAACGGGTCTCTTCTCCAATATATCATGGTCGAATTTCACTG GATACATGAACGAGGCTGTTGGCACAAATTCCATCAGCTTGGTATGCTCGCCGCTTGCCACGTGTGAAGGATTCTCGTACGATAATATCGATATTAAGCCGGCTAATGGGACAGAGGCGACGTACGAGTGCAGCAATGTTGAGGGATACAGCTCGTCTTGCCAGAAGAATTAG